A DNA window from Camelina sativa cultivar DH55 chromosome 13, Cs, whole genome shotgun sequence contains the following coding sequences:
- the LOC104735206 gene encoding beta-fructofuranosidase, insoluble isoenzyme CWINV6-like, with translation MAEHGNVQDLLPNEVLNRTSFHFQPQRNWLNDPNAPMYYKGFYHLFYQYNPLAPEFSRKIIWGHSVSQDMVNWIQLQPALFPSQSFDRNSCWSGSATILPDGKPVILYTGLDEPDRHQVTVLAEPKDVSDPLLREWVKPKHNPVMLPPDDVPYYCFRDPTTAWQGQDGRWRVLIGAKHKDTERGMAILYHSDDFIQWTSHPFPLLSSQVKEMWECLDFFPVSLTGKEGVETSVNNASVKHVLKVSFEEKIGGKDCYVIGTYSSETEQFSADSEITNTSADLRYDYGMFYASKAFFDSAKNRRINWGWVVETDSKEDHFQKGWAGLMSLPREMWVDRSGKRLMQWPIEEINHLRTRHVTSDRRHFESGSRFEILGITAAQADVEVTFDLPVLEDNPQTLNSDKVEDKLLFNRDNSDGCLYGPFGLLALVSQDLSEQTAIFFKIIRCGNGYAVIMGSDEQKSSLRDNVHKFTHGTFLDIDPRHEMISLRCLVDHSIIESYGAGGRNVITSRVYPKLAIGEAAKLYVFNDGTKGVTMSSMEAWSMRNAQINSNAI, from the exons ATGGCTGAACATGGAAACGTCCAAGATCTTCTTCCAAACGAAGTGCTTAACCGGACTTCTTTCCATTTCCAACCTCAGAGAAATTGGCTCAACG ATCCAAACG cGCCAATGTATTACAAAGGATTCTACCATTTGTTCTACCAGTACAACCCTTTGGCCCCTGAGTTCAGTAGGAAGATCATATGGGGACACTCTGTTTCACAAGACATGGTCAACTGGATCCAACTGCAACCAGCCCTTTTTCCTTCTCAGTCCTTTGACCGAAACAGCTGCTGGTCAGGATCCGCCACCATCCTCCCTGATGGCAAACCTGTAATTCTGTACACCGGACTCGACGAGCCTGACAGACATCAGGTTACAGTTCTTGCTGAACCTAAGGACGTTTCCGACCCTTTGCTTCGTGAGTGGGTAAAACCAAAGCACAACCCTGTGATGCTTCCGCCAGATGACGTCCCCTATTACTGCTTCCGTGACCCTACGACCGCGTGGCAAGGGCAAGATGGGAGATGGAGAGTTCTCATAGGAGCTAAGCATAAAGATACTGAAAGAGGAATGGCGATTTTGTACCACAGTGATGATTTTATCCAATGGACAAGTCATCCGTTTCCTTTACTTTCATCACAAGTAAAGGAAATGTGGGAATGCCTTGATTTTTTCCCGGTTTCGCTCACTGGTAAAGAAGGCGTAGAGACTTCGGTGAACAATGCTAGTGTGAAGCATGTCTTGAAGGTCAGTTTTGAGGAAAAGATTGGAGGCAAAGATTGTTATGTTATTGGTACATACTCTTCCGAGACTGAGCAATTTTCTGCGGATTCTGAGATCACCAACACCAGTGCGGATTTGAGATATGATTATGGAATGTTTTACGCCTCAAAAGCCTTCTTCGATAGCGCTAAGAATCGGAGGATCAACTGGGGATGGGTTGTAGAGACTGACAGCAAAGAAGATCATTTTCAGAAAGGATGGGCTGGccttatg TCTCTCCCCAGGGAAATGTGGGTGGACAGAAGTGGAAAGAGGCTGATGCAATGGCCAATTGAAGAAATCAACCATCTCAGGACCAGACATGTTACTTCTGATAGAAGGCACTTTGAAAGCGGTTCAAGATTTGAGATCTTAGGCATTACTGCTGCACAA GCCGACGTAGAAGTGACCTTTGACCTTCCTGTTCTGGAAGATAATCCCCAAACACTGAATTCTGACAAAGTTGAAGATAAGCTTTTGTTTAATCGTGACAACTCTGATGGATGTCTTTATGGGCCTTTTGGGTTGCTAGCATTGGTCAGCCAAGATTTATCGGAACAAACTGCAATCTTCTTCAAAATTATTCGTTGTGGAAATGGCTATGCGGTTATAATGGGTAGTGATGAGCAGAA GTCTTCGTTGAGAGACAACGTGCATAAATTTACGCATGGGACATTTCTAGACATTGATCCAAGACATGAGATGATCTCATTAAGATGTTTG gTCGACCACTCCATCATAGAGAGCTATGGAGCAGGAGGAAGAAATGTAATAACATCTAGGGTTTATCCCAAATTGGCAATTGGTGAAGCAGCTAAGCTCTACGTGTTCAATGATGGAACAAAGGGTGTGACCATGTCATCTATGGAAGCTTGGAGCATGAGAAATGCCCAAATCAATTCAAACGCaatttaa
- the LOC104735209 gene encoding beta-fructofuranosidase, insoluble isoenzyme CWINV6-like: MISRKDGLALWEMWLDTSGKRLIQWPIEEINHLRTKSVKLDSCEIKTGAPIVISGITAAQADVEVTFNLPSLEDNPEILEADHVDDATLFDRDSSVGCVYGPFGLLALASHDLSEQTAIFFKVIRRGNGYAVIMGSNEKRSSLRDGVKKSSHGTFVDINPRQEKISLRCLIDHSIIESYAAGGKSVITSRVYPKLAIGEAAKLYVFNDGANGVIMTSLEAWSMRNAEINTNTTY; this comes from the exons ATGATTTCAAGAAAGGATGGGCTGGCCTTATG GGAAATGTGGCTGGACACAAGTGGAAAGAGGCTGATACAATGGCCAATTGAGGAAATCAACCATCTCCGGACCAAAAGTGTTAAACTCGATTCCTGTGAAATCAAAACCGGAGCGCCCATTGTAATCTCTGGCATCACTGCTGCCCAA GCCGACGTGGAAGTGACTTTTAATCTGCCATCACTGGAAGATAACCCCGAAATACTGGAGGCTGATCATGTTGATGATGCGACTCTGTTCGATCGTGACAGCTCTGTTGGATGCGTTTACGGGCCTTTTGGATTGCTAGCATTGGCTTCCCATGATTTATCTGAACAAACCGCAATCTTTTTTAAAGTCATCCGACGTGGAAACGGATATGCAGTTATAATGGGCAGCAACGAGAAGAG GTCTTCGTTGAGAGACGGCGTAAAAAAATCTTCGCATGGAACATTCGTAGACATTAATCCAAGGCAGGAGAAAATCTCATTAAGATGTTTG ATCGATCACTCGATTATAGAGAGCTACGCAGCAGGAGGAAAAAGTGTGATAACATCAAGGGTTTATCCCAAATTGGCAATTGGTGAAGCAGCTAAGCTTTATGTGTTTAATGATGGAGCAAATGGTGTGATCATGACGTCTCTGGAAGCTTGGAGCATGAGAAATGCCGAAATCAATACAAACACAActtattaa